A single window of Coffea eugenioides isolate CCC68of chromosome 7, Ceug_1.0, whole genome shotgun sequence DNA harbors:
- the LOC113778414 gene encoding cytochrome P450 CYP736A12-like, whose protein sequence is MMSIHWLWASLALAALCYFLQDLFLMKKRRGLPPGPKGLPVIGSLHLLGKNPHQDLAKLAKKHGPIMYMRFGYVPAIIVSSPEAAEKFLKTYDQVFAGRPYHEASWYIAYEQRNLTFGQYGPYWRSMRKLCILQLLSSHKINSFRPMRGEEVGKLVKSLKHAASDGAAVDLSALISSLGANMSCLMIFGQKYMDKDFDDRGFGEVIQEALHVGSTPNIGDYFPLLGVLDLQGLTRRFKALAKVFHDFFDKIIDEHLECKEQRQTKDFVDIMMEIIQSGTSEFEFDRRHVKAVLFDMLVASMGTSVTAVEWAILELLRHPAAMRKLQKELEEKVGLERIVEESDLEGLEYLDMVVKESMRLHPVGPLMLPHESIQDCTVDDFHIQKKSRIIINIYAIGRDPNVWPDPEAFIPERFKDRDIDLRGQDFRLIPFGSGRRICPGLQLGLTVVRFVLAQLVHCFDWELADNIQPTDLDMSEAFGLVNSRAEHLKVVPIYRLHK, encoded by the exons ATGATGAGCATTCATTGGCTATGGGCATCCTTAGCCTTGGCCGCACTTTGCTATTTTCTTCAAGATTTATTCTTGATGAAGAAGAGAAGAGGGTTGCCTCCAGGTCCAAAAGGGCTCCCGGTTATAGGAAGTCTGCATCTACTAGGGAAGAACCCTCATCAAGATTTGGCGAAATTGGCCAAAAAACATGGCCCTATAATGTACATGCGTTTTGGTTATGTCCCAGCGATCATTGTCTCATCTCCTGAAGCAGCTGAAAAGTTTCTCAAGACTTACGATCAAGTTTTTGCCGGTAGACCTTATCATGAAGCATCTTGGTACATCGCGTATGAGCAGAGAAACTTGACTTTCGGTCAATATGGTCCCTATTGGCGAAGCATGCGTAAGCTTTGCATTTTACAGTTGCTCAGCAGCCACAAGATCAATTCATTCAGGCCAATGAGAGGAGAAGAGGTGGGAAAATTGGTCAAATCACTAAAACATGCTGCTTCAGATGGTGCTGCTGTGGATCTTAGTGCCTTGATTTCATCCTTAGGCGCGAATATGAGTTGCTTGATGATATTTGGACAGAAGTACATGGATAAGGATTTTGATGATAGGGGTTTTGGAGAGGTCATTCAGGAAGCATTGCATGTTGGATCGACGCCTAATATCGGTGATTACTTTCCCCTGCTTGGTGTGCTTGATCTTCAGGGACTTACTCGTCGATTTAAGGCTCTGGCTAAGGTGTTCCatgatttttttgataaaatcatTGACGAACATCTTGAATGCAAGGAGCAGAGACAAACCAAGGACTTTGTGGACATCATGATGGAAATTATTCAGTCCGGAACGTCTGAGTTCGAATTTGACCGTCGTCATGTCAAAGCTGTTTTGTTC GATATGCTTGTAGCCTCGATGGGCACTTCAGTGACAGCAGTTGAATGGGCCATTTTAGAACTCCTTAGACATCCAGCGGCCATGAGGAAACTCCAGAAAGAACTGGAAGAGAAAGTCGGATTGGAGAGGATTGTTGAGGAATCGGATCTTGAGGGCCTGGAGTATTTGGACATGGTTGTCAAAGAATCAATGAGGCTTCATCCTGTCGGACCACTAATGCTCCCCCATGAGTCAATTCAAGATTGCACAGTTGACGACTTCCATATTCAGAAAAAATCGCGGATCATCATAAACATATACGCAATTGGCCGTGATCCAAATGTCTGGCCTGATCCGGAGGCCTTCATTCCTGAAAGATTCAAGGATAGAGATATAGACCTTCGAGGACAAGATTTCCGACTTATACCATTTGGCTCAGGCAGAAGAATTTGCCCAGGTTTGCAGTTGGGGCTCACTGTTGTGCGTTTTGTGCTAGCACAGTTGGTGCATTGTTTCGATTGGGAACTTGCAGACAACATTCAGCCAACTGATTTGGATATGTCTGAGGCTTTTGGTTTAGTAAATTCAAGGGCTGAGCATTTAAAAGTGGTGCCCATTTACCGATTGCACAAATGA
- the LOC113778395 gene encoding cytochrome P450 CYP736A12-like, which produces MMSIHWLSTALALAAVWFFLQDLFLMKKKKRFPPGPKGLPVIGNLHLLGKNPHHDLAKLAKKHGPLMYMRFGYVPAIIASSPEAAEKFLKTYDQVFASRPYHEASWYVSYEQRNLTFGQYGPYWRNMRKLCILQLLSSHKINSFLPMRREEVGTLVKSLKQAASDGAAVDLSAAISSLGANMSCLMIFGKKYMDKDFDDRGFRDVIQEGLHVAAMPNLGDYFPLLGVLDLQGLTRRFKDLAKVFDKFFEKIIDEHLQSQEHKQTKDFVDIMMGIMQSGEAEFEFDRSHVKAILLDLLVASMDTSVTAVEWAISELLRHPEAMRKLQKELEEKVGLERIVEESDIEGLEYLDMVIKESMRLHPVAPLLLPHESMEDCTVDDFHIQKKTRIIINIYTIGRDPNVWPDPETFNPERFKDSNIDLRGQDFRLIPFGSGRRSCPGLQLGVLLVRFVLAQLVHCFNWELADNIQPTDLDMSEAFGLVTSRAKHLKVVPTCRLQK; this is translated from the exons ATGATGAGCATTCATTGGCTATCGACAGCTCTAGCCTTGGCTGCAGTCTGGTTTTTCCTTCAAGACTTGTTcttgatgaagaagaaaaagagatttCCTCCAGGTCCAAAAGGGCTTCCTGTTATAGGAAATCTGCATCTGTTAGGCAAGAATCCTCACCATGATTTGGCAAAACTAGCCAAAAAACATGGCCCTTTAATGTACATGCGATTCGGTTATGTCCCAGCAATTATTGCCTCATCCCCTGAAGCAGCTGAAAAGTTTCTCAAGACTTACGATCAGGTTTTTGCTAGTAGGCCTTATCATGAAGCTTCTTGGTACGTTAGTTATGAGCAGAGGAACTTGACGTTCGGCCAATATGGACCGTATTGGCGAAACATGCGTAAGCTTTGCATTCTGCAGCTGCTCAGTAGCCACAAAATCAATTCATTTCTGCCGATGAGAAGAGAAGAGGTTGGAACATTGGTTAAATCACTCAAACAGGCTGCCTCAGATGGTGCTGCTGTTGACCTTAGTGCAGCAATTTCTTCCTTGGGTGCAAATATGAGTTGCTTGATGATATTTGGGAAGAAATATATGGACAAGGATTTTGATGATAGGGGGTTTAGAGATGTTATTCAAGAAGGACTTCATGTTGCGGCCATGCCAAACCTCGGTGACTACTTTCCTCTACTTGGTGTGCTTGACCTTCAGGGACTTACTCGCCGGTTTAAGGATCTTGCCAAGgtgtttgataaattttttgagaaaatcattGATGAGCATCTACAGTCTCAGGAGCACAAGCAAACCAAGGACTTTGTAGACATCATGATGGGAATTATGCAATCTGGAGAAGCTGAGTTTGAGTTCGACCGTAGTCATGTCAAAGCCATCTTGTTG GATTTGCTTGTAGCCTCAATGGACACCTCAGTCACGGCAGTTGAATGGGCGATCTCAGAACTCCTCAGGCATCCTGAGGCAATGAGGAAACTCCAGAAAGAATTGGAAGAAAAAGTCGGATTGGAGAGGATTGTAGAGGAATCAGACATTGAAGGCCTAGAATATTTGGACATGGTTATCAAAGAATCCATGAGGCTTCATCCTGTGGCCCCACTGTTGCTCCCCCATGAGTCAATGGAAGATTGCACAGTTGATGACTTCCACATTCAGAAAAAAACGCGGATCATCATAAACATATACACAATCGGACGCGATCCAAATGTCTGGCCTGATCCTGAGACCTTCAACCCTGAAAGATTCAAAGATAGCAATATAGACCTTCGGGGCCAAGATTTTCGACTCATACCATTTGGCTCAGGCAGAAGAAGTTGCCCTGGTTTACAGTTGGGGGTCCTCCTTGTTCGTTTTGTGCTGGCACAGTTGGTGCATTGCTTCAATTGGGAACTTGCAGATAACATTCAGCCAACTGATTTGGATATGTCTGAGGCTTTTGGTTTAGTAACCTCAAGAGCAAAGCATTTAAAGGTTGTGCCTACTTGCCGATTACAAAAATGA